A window of Methylocystis sp. IM3 contains these coding sequences:
- the ltrA gene encoding group II intron reverse transcriptase/maturase — MTPPKETRRAEGRDQPGRNPGEREKGRTQSRITLPSGLARVNAAAREAVQTRFTALLHHVDVEALERAFWRQKPRASAGVDGITVEDYERNLESNLRDLCEKIHTGRYRPHPVRRVFIPKADGGRRPLGVPTLEDKIVQGAVAEALSAVYEADFLGFSYGFRPRRSAHQALSSLHTAIMSQRVNWVLDADIRSFFDSVDHEWLLRMVAHRIANPRVLRLIRLWLEAGILESGEWRETDRGTPQGAGISPLLANVFLHYVLDLWVHQWRRRHAHGRVTIVRYADDFVMGFEKVTDAQRMMRDLKERLAGFGLQLHEAKTRLIEFGRFAASARKARGDQRPETFAFLGFTHYCGWTRDGRFIVKHKTQSTRLTRKLTAIRQEARQRMHQPLALQHRWLASVLRGHYGYFGMPHNWRALNAFRQDIRRIWLKCLQRHSQKNRRMGWDWFEEVTARLPLPLPRITHPWTSRRALCG; from the coding sequence ATGACGCCGCCGAAGGAAACGAGGCGCGCCGAGGGAAGGGACCAGCCCGGAAGGAACCCTGGCGAGCGCGAGAAGGGCCGGACACAGAGCCGGATCACCCTTCCATCCGGGCTCGCACGGGTGAACGCGGCGGCCCGCGAGGCCGTCCAGACCCGGTTCACCGCCCTTCTGCATCACGTTGACGTCGAAGCGCTCGAGCGGGCGTTTTGGCGTCAGAAGCCGAGGGCGAGCGCGGGAGTCGACGGGATCACGGTGGAGGATTACGAGCGGAACCTGGAGAGCAACCTTCGGGACCTCTGCGAGAAGATCCACACCGGCCGCTACCGGCCCCATCCGGTTCGGCGCGTGTTTATTCCGAAAGCCGATGGCGGGCGTCGGCCACTCGGCGTGCCCACCTTGGAGGACAAGATCGTCCAAGGCGCGGTCGCCGAGGCGCTGAGCGCCGTCTATGAGGCCGACTTCCTTGGGTTCTCCTACGGCTTCCGGCCGAGGAGGAGCGCGCACCAAGCGTTGTCGTCATTGCACACGGCAATCATGAGCCAGCGCGTGAACTGGGTGCTCGATGCCGACATCCGCAGCTTTTTCGACTCGGTCGACCACGAGTGGTTGCTGCGGATGGTGGCGCACAGGATCGCCAATCCCCGTGTCCTCCGGTTGATCCGGCTGTGGCTCGAAGCCGGCATCTTGGAGAGCGGTGAATGGCGTGAGACGGACAGGGGTACGCCGCAAGGCGCCGGGATCAGTCCGTTGCTGGCCAACGTCTTCCTGCATTACGTCCTCGACCTCTGGGTCCATCAGTGGCGGCGGCGACATGCGCACGGTCGGGTGACGATCGTGCGTTACGCCGACGACTTCGTGATGGGCTTCGAGAAGGTGACCGACGCGCAGCGGATGATGCGCGACCTCAAGGAACGGCTGGCCGGGTTCGGTCTGCAACTCCACGAGGCAAAGACGCGGCTGATCGAGTTCGGGCGCTTCGCAGCCTCGGCACGAAAAGCTCGCGGCGACCAGCGACCTGAAACCTTCGCCTTCCTGGGGTTCACTCATTACTGCGGGTGGACCCGAGACGGCCGCTTCATTGTGAAGCACAAGACGCAGAGCACGCGCTTGACGCGCAAGCTGACGGCGATCCGCCAAGAAGCGCGGCAGCGCATGCATCAGCCGCTGGCCCTTCAACATCGCTGGCTCGCCAGCGTGCTGCGCGGGCACTACGGCTACTTCGGCATGCCGCACAATTGGCGGGCCCTGAACGCGTTCCGGCAAGACATTCGACGAATCTGGCTCAAATGCCTTCAACGGCATAGCCAGAAGAACCGTCGTATGGGTTGGGACTGGTTCGAGGAAGTGACGGCGCGTCTGCCCCTACCGCTCCCACGCATCACTCATCCCTGGACGTCACGGAGGGCCTTATGCGGGTGA
- the cysC gene encoding adenylyl-sulfate kinase, translating to MHQGIVKRNQVGMLANHRSGVIWFTGLPGAGKSTLAMITEANLMQLGFRTCLLDGDLLRQGLNRDLGFGRADRAESVRRTSEVAKLMTNAGLVAICALVSPFHAERQFARQLLGEDFIEVFVDTPLEICVERDPKNIYRRALRGELTEVTGIDQAYQPPETPELVVRTTEQTPHVLAEAIVRFAVAKLRLKE from the coding sequence ATGCACCAAGGTATCGTGAAACGAAATCAGGTTGGCATGCTCGCAAATCATCGGTCCGGCGTCATTTGGTTCACGGGCCTGCCTGGCGCAGGTAAGTCTACGCTCGCAATGATAACGGAAGCCAATTTAATGCAATTGGGTTTTCGCACCTGTCTCCTCGACGGCGATCTCCTACGTCAGGGACTGAACCGAGATTTGGGTTTTGGCCGAGCCGATCGTGCGGAAAGCGTGCGACGCACCTCCGAGGTCGCAAAACTAATGACCAATGCTGGCCTCGTAGCAATTTGCGCTCTGGTATCGCCGTTTCATGCCGAAAGGCAGTTTGCACGCCAGCTTCTCGGAGAGGATTTCATCGAGGTATTCGTTGACACACCGCTCGAAATTTGTGTGGAACGCGACCCCAAAAACATTTATCGACGCGCGCTACGGGGCGAGTTGACAGAGGTTACAGGAATAGATCAGGCGTATCAACCGCCTGAAACCCCAGAACTTGTCGTGCGCACCACTGAGCAGACGCCTCACGTTCTCGCGGAAGCTATAGTGCGCTTTGCAGTCGCAAAATTACGACTGAAGGAATAA